In one window of Notolabrus celidotus isolate fNotCel1 chromosome 15, fNotCel1.pri, whole genome shotgun sequence DNA:
- the zgc:92591 gene encoding late histone H2B.L4, with protein MTNDISKRKGKSSGEKKTKRKAKRRETYAMYIYKVLKQVHPDTGISSRAMSVMNSFVNDLFERIATEASRLAQYNQRSTITSREVQTAVRLLLPGELAKHAVSEGTKAVTKYTSSK; from the exons ATGACTAATGATATATCCAAACGAAAGGGGAAGAGTTCAGGTGAAAAAAAGACGAAAAGAAAAGCCAAAAGAAGAGAAACTTACGCAATGTACATCTATAAAGTGTTGAAACAG GTTCATCCAGACACGGGGATTTCAAGCAGAGCCATGAGCGTCATGAACTCCTTCGTGAACGACCTGTTTGAAAGAATTGCTACCGAAGCGTCCCGACTGGCTCAGTACAATCAACGCTCCACCATCACCAGCAGAGAGGTGCAAACTGCAGTGAGGCTGCTACTGCCCGGGGAGCTGGCTAAACACGCTGTGTCTGAAGGCACCAAAGCTGTCACTAAGTACACCAGCTCTAAATGA